From a region of the Marinomonas mediterranea MMB-1 genome:
- a CDS encoding LysR substrate-binding domain-containing protein yields MRITLRQLQIFEAVVHTGSVTAAAELVAISQPAASQALRELETLLGRPLFRRHGKRLQITAQARSLLPQARAVLSQIEQIESMGESDELSGSLHIASSVSVGNYLMPKQMALFKEAHPNIRFDLDIGNTQEVIQQLLTGKAEVGFIEGYCQHAELATSIWLKDELVVFGSAKEDSPTSLSWDDLRDANWVMREAGSGTRNILEQAMGASIPNLNVTLSLNHMEAVKQAVIHKMGLGCLSKLAVSQELEAGLIQLYKTPLELNRNLLIVTPRNTALTQNAERFIDQCKLLSAE; encoded by the coding sequence ATGAGAATCACCCTGCGCCAACTCCAAATATTCGAAGCTGTCGTTCACACAGGTTCCGTTACGGCTGCAGCAGAACTTGTCGCCATTAGCCAGCCCGCTGCGAGCCAGGCACTTAGAGAGTTAGAGACACTACTGGGACGCCCGCTTTTCAGACGGCATGGGAAGCGTTTGCAGATCACTGCTCAAGCAAGAAGCTTACTACCTCAAGCAAGGGCCGTTCTAAGCCAGATTGAACAAATTGAAAGCATGGGAGAGTCTGACGAATTAAGTGGCTCCTTACACATTGCGTCGAGCGTAAGTGTAGGGAACTATTTAATGCCCAAGCAAATGGCATTGTTCAAAGAGGCACATCCGAATATTCGCTTTGACCTTGATATTGGGAATACGCAAGAAGTGATTCAGCAACTGCTTACCGGGAAAGCAGAAGTCGGCTTTATCGAAGGTTACTGTCAACACGCTGAACTCGCGACATCAATATGGCTAAAAGATGAATTAGTTGTCTTTGGTTCCGCCAAAGAAGACAGCCCCACATCACTTTCTTGGGATGATTTAAGAGACGCTAATTGGGTTATGCGCGAAGCAGGATCGGGAACAAGAAATATTCTTGAGCAAGCAATGGGCGCCTCTATCCCAAACTTAAATGTAACACTGTCTCTGAACCATATGGAGGCGGTTAAACAAGCCGTTATACATAAAATGGGCTTAGGTTGCTTATCTAAACTAGCCGTGTCTCAAGAATTAGAAGCGGGCCTAATTCAGCTCTATAAAACACCATTAGAATTGAACCGCAACCTTTTAATTGTTACCCCAAGAAATACAGCCCTGACTCAAAACGCAGAACGATTTATCGATCAGTGCAAATTGCTTTCGGCAGAGTAG
- a CDS encoding LysR family transcriptional regulator, producing MNIKKIDLNLLIYLDVLLRECNVTRSANQLNITQPAMSNGLKRLRDLMGDPLLVRTSEGMKPTEKALRLQPIVRKVLLELEEALQPEADFNEKTSTRVYRIMASDYAASTVIPRLLNFLREKAPGITLDIMTPSDVTFHDVEAGKIDMAINRFEELPQSFHEKSVWHDTFVCMMASNNPIAQNFNLETYLEAQHIWVSKTGFGVGVGMDPTDVQKLGWVDEALQAQGKKRSIRVFTRSYHTAMHLAMEQDLIATLPRKVAMVNRNNPDLVILEPPFTIPPIELKMIWSPLLHHDASHIWFRKQVIAVANELKAQSR from the coding sequence ATGAATATAAAAAAAATTGATCTAAATCTTCTCATTTATTTAGACGTCCTATTGAGAGAATGCAATGTAACGCGCTCAGCCAATCAGCTTAATATTACTCAACCCGCTATGAGTAACGGCTTAAAACGTCTGCGAGATTTAATGGGAGATCCTCTGCTCGTCCGCACAAGCGAAGGCATGAAACCAACAGAAAAGGCGCTACGCCTTCAGCCTATTGTGCGTAAAGTCTTACTAGAGCTCGAAGAAGCATTGCAACCCGAAGCCGACTTTAACGAAAAAACGTCAACACGCGTTTATCGGATCATGGCAAGTGATTACGCAGCGTCTACCGTTATCCCAAGGTTATTAAACTTTCTTCGGGAAAAAGCACCAGGTATTACGCTAGACATAATGACGCCGTCCGATGTGACTTTTCATGATGTCGAAGCTGGTAAGATTGATATGGCAATAAACCGCTTCGAAGAGCTGCCTCAATCCTTCCACGAAAAAAGCGTTTGGCACGACACGTTCGTGTGTATGATGGCGAGCAATAATCCGATCGCTCAAAACTTCAATTTAGAAACCTACCTTGAAGCCCAACATATTTGGGTTAGTAAAACCGGATTTGGGGTTGGAGTTGGTATGGATCCAACGGATGTACAGAAGTTAGGCTGGGTAGATGAAGCGCTTCAAGCGCAAGGTAAAAAGCGCAGCATTCGAGTTTTCACTCGCAGCTATCATACGGCGATGCATCTCGCCATGGAGCAAGACCTCATAGCAACTCTGCCAAGAAAGGTTGCCATGGTAAATCGTAACAACCCTGATCTCGTCATATTAGAGCCTCCTTTTACCATCCCTCCCATCGAACTTAAGATGATTTGGAGCCCTCTTTTACATCACGACGCCAGCCACATATGGTTCCGAAAGCAAGTCATTGCAGTTGCTAACGAACTCAAAGCGCAAAGTCGCTAG
- a CDS encoding peroxiredoxin, whose protein sequence is MSILVGKKAPNFTAPAVLADGQIVDNFNLSETIKGKYAVVFFYPLDFTFVCPSEIIAMSNRMEQFRSMGVEVIGISIDSHFTHNAWRNTPVEEGGIGAVEYTLAGDMNHAIAQAYGIESEGGDSYYPAGVAMRASFVIDQKGIVRSQIVNDEPIGRNMDELVRIVDALQFFEENGQVCPAGWNKGDKGMVNTPDGVASYLKDSSESL, encoded by the coding sequence ATGTCTATTCTAGTAGGTAAGAAAGCACCAAACTTTACCGCACCAGCAGTATTGGCTGACGGTCAGATTGTTGACAACTTTAATTTGTCTGAAACGATCAAAGGAAAATACGCAGTTGTATTTTTCTACCCGCTTGATTTCACTTTTGTATGTCCTTCTGAAATTATTGCGATGTCAAACCGCATGGAGCAATTCCGTTCTATGGGTGTTGAAGTGATTGGTATCTCTATTGATTCACACTTCACGCACAATGCTTGGAGAAATACGCCCGTTGAAGAAGGTGGTATCGGTGCAGTTGAATATACACTTGCTGGCGATATGAACCATGCTATTGCTCAAGCATATGGCATTGAGTCTGAAGGTGGTGATTCATATTACCCTGCTGGTGTCGCTATGCGTGCATCGTTTGTTATCGACCAAAAAGGCATCGTTCGTTCTCAAATAGTAAATGACGAACCTATTGGCCGTAATATGGATGAGCTTGTTCGTATTGTTGATGCGCTTCAGTTCTTCGAAGAAAATGGTCAAGTGTGCCCTGCTGGCTGGAATAAAGGTGACAAAGGTATGGTAAACACTCCTGATGGTGTTGCTTCTTACCTTAAAGACAGCAGCGAATCTCTGTAA
- the grxD gene encoding Grx4 family monothiol glutaredoxin, which translates to MSNTIETIKEQIESNDILLYMKGTPRMPQCGFSSQAVQALMSCGERFAFVNILENPDIRAELPKYANWPTFPQLWIKGELVGGCDIIVEMAQNGELEPMVKDAVSDAEE; encoded by the coding sequence GTGAGTAACACAATTGAAACCATAAAAGAGCAGATTGAGAGTAACGATATTCTTCTATATATGAAGGGAACGCCTCGTATGCCGCAGTGTGGCTTTTCTTCTCAAGCCGTTCAAGCACTAATGTCTTGTGGTGAGCGTTTTGCATTCGTTAATATTTTAGAGAACCCAGATATTCGCGCTGAGTTGCCAAAATACGCAAACTGGCCGACTTTTCCGCAGTTGTGGATTAAGGGTGAGTTGGTTGGTGGTTGCGATATTATTGTCGAAATGGCCCAAAATGGTGAACTTGAGCCAATGGTTAAAGACGCCGTTTCTGACGCAGAAGAGTAA
- the argF gene encoding ornithine carbamoyltransferase — protein sequence MAPRHFLTLKDLTTEEFKQLISRAIELKKMQREGVIYEPLKNRVLAMIFEKSSTRTRVSFESGMAQFGGHALFLSPRDTQLGRGEPIEDSAKVISSMVDAVMIRTFEHDKVEVFAQNSSVPVINALTDDFHPCQLLADMQTYEEHRGSIEGKKVVWVGDGNNMCHSYINAAAILNFHLVVACPTGYEPNAELVTANKAFVTITNDAKAAVKDSDLVVTDVFASMGQEEEQAQREKDFDGFQVNEELMSLAHDDALFMHCLPAHRGEEVTAGVIDHPDSVVWDEAENRLHAQKALLEFLICK from the coding sequence GTGGCGCCAAGGCATTTTTTGACCCTTAAAGACCTTACGACCGAAGAATTTAAACAGCTTATTTCTCGAGCAATTGAACTAAAGAAAATGCAACGAGAAGGCGTCATCTATGAGCCGTTAAAAAATCGTGTCTTAGCAATGATCTTTGAGAAGTCATCGACCCGCACACGTGTTTCCTTTGAATCCGGTATGGCTCAATTCGGCGGACATGCCCTCTTTCTATCACCACGCGATACACAGCTGGGGCGAGGTGAACCAATCGAAGACAGTGCAAAGGTTATCTCCAGTATGGTAGATGCCGTTATGATTCGCACATTCGAACATGATAAAGTTGAAGTTTTCGCTCAAAACTCCTCTGTTCCCGTTATCAATGCGTTAACAGATGACTTTCACCCCTGCCAGCTACTTGCAGACATGCAAACTTACGAAGAACACCGAGGCAGCATTGAAGGCAAAAAAGTCGTTTGGGTTGGTGATGGTAACAACATGTGCCATTCTTATATAAATGCAGCAGCCATTTTAAACTTTCATCTTGTCGTAGCTTGTCCAACAGGCTATGAGCCAAATGCCGAATTGGTCACTGCAAACAAAGCGTTTGTTACTATTACAAATGATGCCAAAGCTGCAGTGAAAGATTCAGACTTAGTCGTTACTGACGTATTTGCTTCCATGGGTCAAGAAGAAGAGCAAGCGCAGCGAGAAAAGGACTTTGATGGTTTTCAAGTCAATGAAGAACTGATGTCCTTAGCACATGACGACGCACTCTTCATGCATTGTCTTCCTGCTCACCGTGGTGAAGAAGTCACCGCTGGTGTTATAGATCATCCAGACTCTGTCGTATGGGATGAAGCGGAAAACAGACTGCATGCTCAAAAAGCATTACTTGAATTTTTGATTTGTAAGTAA
- a CDS encoding LysR family transcriptional regulator — MSIIEVRHLKTLTALRETGSLVEAAERVHLTQSALSHQLKDLEEKLGCSLFIRKTKPVRFTSAGLRLLQLADDVLVSFRSAQRDIQRFAEGESGRLHIAIECHSCYEWLMPTIDHFREHWPDVELDLSTAFSFMPLPALARGDLDLVVTSDPQDLPNIEYIPLFQYESLVALSRHHALAKKDFLEPEDLADETLITYPVETERLDIFKHFLGPAGISPARIRHSELTLMMMQLVASGRGISCLPNWALTEYTNRQYVITKSLGEEGVWCKLYLAIRKDQLENAYMEDLVTTAKKTCFKNLRGILSPEL, encoded by the coding sequence ATGAGCATAATTGAAGTTAGGCACCTAAAAACTCTAACTGCACTTCGGGAAACAGGAAGCCTAGTAGAAGCCGCGGAACGCGTACATTTAACTCAGTCCGCCCTATCACACCAACTAAAAGATTTAGAAGAGAAACTCGGCTGCTCTTTATTCATTCGAAAAACCAAACCCGTACGATTTACCAGTGCCGGCCTGAGACTACTTCAGCTTGCTGATGACGTGTTGGTCTCTTTTCGTTCCGCTCAGAGAGATATTCAACGCTTTGCGGAAGGCGAAAGCGGTCGACTGCATATCGCAATAGAATGCCACAGTTGTTATGAGTGGCTTATGCCAACCATCGACCATTTTCGCGAACATTGGCCTGATGTCGAGCTAGACCTGTCAACGGCATTCAGCTTCATGCCTTTACCAGCATTAGCTCGTGGGGACTTGGATCTAGTTGTCACATCCGACCCACAAGATTTACCAAATATTGAATACATTCCCCTCTTCCAATATGAATCGCTAGTCGCACTCTCAAGGCACCACGCATTGGCAAAAAAAGACTTCTTAGAGCCTGAAGACTTAGCCGATGAAACCTTGATCACCTATCCTGTTGAAACGGAAAGATTAGACATATTTAAGCACTTCCTAGGCCCTGCAGGCATATCACCAGCAAGAATTCGTCATAGTGAACTGACACTTATGATGATGCAGCTAGTCGCTAGCGGAAGAGGAATCAGTTGCCTACCCAATTGGGCGTTAACCGAATACACCAATAGACAGTATGTTATTACTAAGTCGCTTGGAGAAGAAGGAGTCTGGTGTAAGCTCTATTTAGCAATAAGAAAAGATCAACTTGAAAATGCTTATATGGAGGACCTAGTAACCACTGCGAAAAAGACCTGCTTCAAAAACCTACGAGGCATCTTGTCGCCAGAGTTATAG
- a CDS encoding ATP-binding protein, producing MRAEVWRLYRHLLIGGGVIIACCYAAIEFTQHQFSVSEYEQHLCADAEINAAALLLIPGYDPSGSHLSWRFGSEASGVLDAQKVVNLLSNENWLYLSDHNFKLSLVDDNKTLLTGESISEHGFAGHLFSSQNSFEALLNSFLKFDDKLAILESFQCISAKLIDRVDFVPEGRLLGSHGLGFDTSYIWSPKDSDKSVLIGIAKSQMVSFTVVVVSVVAMAIVVMLLLIWRELVTLEVKRKTFESITRQIARGRSGLPKGIPDSSGTLKELAYSFDSMSSHIQRLLKVQREMINAISHELRTPIARLRFGLEVVKDEIDESAHNTISALEDDVEELNTLVDEVLTYGKLEEGSLALNFEETSIRQLIDGILEHNQPLLKHLNVSVFIDDDDEVIADAHHLHRALQNLILNASKYANVAISIRFSADDSRWQVDIEDDGPGIAFEDRDKVFIPFQRLDNSRTRASGGYGLGLAIVQRIAFWHGGAVLVDSSGLGGAKFSLIWSKNQHSESVS from the coding sequence ATGCGAGCAGAAGTATGGCGTCTCTATCGTCATTTATTGATCGGTGGAGGTGTCATCATTGCTTGCTGTTACGCGGCAATTGAATTCACGCAACACCAATTTAGTGTCTCAGAATACGAGCAACATTTGTGTGCTGACGCCGAAATTAATGCCGCGGCGCTCCTTCTTATCCCCGGTTATGACCCCTCTGGGAGTCACCTATCTTGGCGGTTTGGCTCAGAGGCAAGCGGCGTATTAGATGCTCAAAAAGTCGTGAACCTGCTTAGTAACGAAAATTGGCTTTATTTATCTGACCATAACTTTAAGCTTTCATTAGTCGATGACAATAAAACCTTGCTCACAGGTGAAAGTATTTCTGAGCATGGTTTTGCCGGTCACTTATTCTCCAGTCAAAATAGCTTCGAAGCGCTCTTAAACTCCTTCCTAAAATTCGACGACAAATTAGCCATACTCGAAAGCTTCCAGTGTATATCTGCGAAGCTGATTGACCGCGTTGATTTTGTACCAGAAGGGCGTCTACTTGGATCGCATGGGTTGGGCTTCGATACGTCTTATATTTGGTCCCCTAAAGATTCAGATAAATCAGTCTTAATTGGCATCGCTAAATCACAAATGGTGTCTTTTACTGTCGTTGTCGTCAGCGTTGTGGCTATGGCGATTGTGGTGATGTTGCTGCTAATCTGGCGAGAGTTAGTAACACTTGAAGTAAAGCGTAAGACGTTTGAGAGCATTACTCGTCAAATAGCCCGAGGTCGAAGCGGTTTGCCGAAAGGGATACCAGACAGCTCAGGTACCTTGAAAGAGCTGGCTTATTCGTTTGATTCTATGTCTTCGCACATTCAGAGGTTGTTGAAAGTGCAGCGAGAAATGATCAACGCTATTTCTCATGAACTTCGTACTCCTATTGCACGCTTACGCTTTGGGTTGGAAGTCGTAAAAGATGAGATTGACGAAAGCGCTCATAACACAATTTCAGCGCTTGAAGACGATGTAGAAGAGTTAAATACATTAGTCGATGAAGTATTAACGTATGGTAAGTTAGAGGAAGGTTCTCTGGCGCTTAATTTTGAGGAAACGAGTATTCGTCAGTTAATTGATGGTATTCTTGAGCACAACCAACCCTTGCTTAAACACCTGAATGTTTCTGTTTTCATTGATGACGACGACGAAGTCATCGCGGATGCTCATCATCTTCATCGCGCACTTCAAAACCTCATTCTGAATGCTTCTAAGTACGCTAACGTTGCGATTTCAATTCGCTTTTCTGCCGATGATTCACGTTGGCAGGTCGACATTGAGGATGACGGTCCAGGGATCGCATTTGAGGATCGAGATAAAGTCTTTATTCCTTTTCAGCGTTTAGATAACTCTCGAACTCGTGCGTCAGGGGGATATGGACTGGGTCTTGCAATAGTGCAGCGAATTGCTTTTTGGCATGGCGGTGCGGTGTTGGTCGATTCCAGTGGCTTGGGTGGCGCTAAATTCAGCTTGATTTGGTCTAAAAATCAACACAGCGAATCGGTGTCTTAG
- a CDS encoding winged helix-turn-helix domain-containing protein, translated as MSVDDSQSILIVEDDERLASLTQEYLQKNGFKAEIEPDGRNAISRIINEQPSLVVLDLMLPGADGFTVCRSVRNDYKGPILMLTARSDDVDQILGLEIGADDYVSKPAKPRVLLARIQSLLRRSTQDVDLSSLESKEEQTLTFGPLVVDNSRREAWLVDESSEKTEIELTSAEFDLLWLLASNAGRILSREEIFSELRGIEYDGQDRSVDVRISRIRSKIGDDPIHPRRIKTIRSKGYLFVKEV; from the coding sequence ATGAGTGTGGATGATAGTCAATCAATCCTGATTGTTGAAGACGACGAGCGGCTCGCTTCTTTGACGCAAGAGTATTTACAGAAAAACGGATTTAAAGCCGAAATTGAACCTGATGGACGTAATGCTATCTCTCGCATTATCAATGAGCAGCCTTCTTTAGTCGTGTTAGACCTAATGTTGCCTGGTGCGGATGGCTTTACCGTATGCCGCAGTGTTCGTAATGACTATAAAGGTCCTATTTTGATGCTGACAGCACGTAGTGATGATGTCGATCAGATTCTAGGGCTAGAGATTGGTGCAGATGATTATGTATCTAAGCCTGCTAAGCCGAGAGTGTTACTGGCTAGAATTCAATCGTTATTGCGACGTAGTACACAAGATGTCGATCTAAGTAGTTTAGAAAGCAAAGAGGAACAGACGCTAACGTTTGGACCTTTGGTGGTCGATAATTCTCGCCGTGAAGCTTGGTTGGTTGATGAAAGCTCAGAAAAAACTGAGATTGAACTAACCAGTGCTGAGTTTGATTTGCTGTGGTTATTGGCCAGCAACGCTGGCCGTATCCTGAGTCGCGAAGAAATATTCAGTGAGCTACGCGGCATTGAGTATGACGGTCAAGATCGTTCTGTTGATGTTCGTATTTCCCGCATTCGGTCCAAGATTGGAGATGATCCAATTCACCCTCGCCGAATCAAGACGATTCGTAGTAAAGGCTACTTGTTCGTTAAAGAGGTGTAG
- a CDS encoding DUF1499 domain-containing protein — translation MGMIRWILLALMVLGVGFFVFVDIYNTRPEELGVENGRFVPCPTSPNCVSSQADVSDAVHYVEPIVYHGSMKDAQLKIEQYFLGEGNAHIVESRLGYLYLESSSDIFGFIDDVEFYFPEADSVVHVRSASRVGYDDLNVNDERVRQVRELLVN, via the coding sequence ATGGGAATGATACGCTGGATCTTGTTAGCTCTTATGGTGCTTGGTGTCGGATTCTTCGTGTTTGTTGACATTTATAATACGCGCCCAGAAGAGTTGGGTGTGGAAAATGGAAGGTTTGTTCCTTGCCCTACGTCGCCAAACTGTGTGTCCAGCCAGGCGGACGTTAGCGATGCTGTTCATTATGTTGAGCCCATTGTGTATCACGGATCAATGAAAGATGCTCAGCTTAAAATAGAGCAATACTTTTTAGGTGAGGGTAATGCTCATATTGTTGAAAGCCGTTTAGGGTATCTTTATTTAGAAAGTTCTAGCGATATTTTTGGCTTCATTGATGATGTTGAATTCTACTTTCCAGAGGCGGACAGTGTCGTTCATGTACGTTCGGCTTCTCGTGTTGGGTATGATGACCTAAACGTTAATGATGAACGAGTTAGACAAGTTCGAGAACTTCTAGTAAATTGA